ATTATTGGGTGCACTGCAAACTAAATAACCCAATGACCAGATGGTACGGCCAAAAGAATCTTCTGAGCCTATTTCATCCAGGTAATTGCGATTAAAACTCAAGAAATTCCTAAAGTTCCCATCATCGGTTTGCATATACTGAATAAAGCTCAGGTAAACAGGCATGAATTTTAAAGCTTTAGGATTTTTATCCCGTTCAATAGCCATTAATGCCATAATTAAAGCTCTGGCATTATCATCAATGCAATAGCCTTCCTTCAAATTTGGAACACCAAAACGGGCATGCTGAATAATTCCGGTATCATCTGTTAGTAACGAAATATGATCTAAGTTAAGTGCTGGCATACCCTCTACATCAATAATAGGCGGAGTAACTCTTTCGGGTCTTTTTCCCTCGGCCACAGCTTCATTTAATACGTTAAGATAAACACTTCCAATAGCTGGCCAACGAAGATTTAAGCCATATTCGTAAGCATTTTGCTTCAGTTTTTGATATTTATCTTTATCGCTTAAAAGTTCGTTTACAATTGTGGCCAATTGCGCATCATTCTTAAAATCAAATAATTTGCCTCTGTTATCGGCCAAAAGCTCTTGTGCATGCCAATATGGAGTAGAAACTACTGCTGCACCTGCACCAATAGCATATGATAAAGTACCGCTGGTTATCTGAGCCTCATTTAAATAAGGCGTAATGTATAAATAACAGGCTGTTAAATACTGGTGCAATTCTTTTTCAGATACAAATTTATTAACGAAAGCAATATTATTTTCTACGCCTAAATCTTTAGCCAATGCTTTCAAGCTATCACGATACTCTTCGCCATTATGTTTTACAACACCAGGATGGGTATTGCCCAGAATCACATATAAAACATCTGGGTGTTGAGCAACAATTTCTGGTAAAGCCTTAATTACGGTTTCTAAGCCTTTGTTCCGGCTAATTAATCCAAATGTAAAAAGCACCTTTCGATCGGTAAAAAGTTCACTTTGCGCAATTTCGTTATTGGGTATAGGCTCCAGATCTGGAACGCCATGTTCAATTAATTTGATTGAAGCCTTAGGAATTTGGTAAACACTGGTCAAAAACATGACTGCTTTTTTGCTCATCACGACTATTTTAGACGACTTAACTGCAATCTCTTTAATAATAGTCTGTTGCATGAAATTCGGTTCTTTTAAAACCGTATGCAAAATAGTAATGAATGGCTTTTTTAATCTATTGATTAAGGACAATAAGAATACGCCGCTGTTGCCGCCATATATACCGAATTCATGTTCAATAATACAACTATCTACTTCACTGTTATTGATAAAATCTGCAGCATCGATATAATCTTTTTGATTTTGCTGACAGATAACGAATTTCACTTCGCTTGGGTAATCGTGTTCATTAACATCATCCGGTTCATTTAATGCAACAACAAAGCTTTTCTGTGAATTATAGGCAGGATTTAAACTTAAGGCATTAACCAAATTCTGATTAAAGGTAGCTAAACCGCATTCACGAGGAGGATAAGTTGAAATATAGGCGATTTTCATATGTATTTCAAATAGGGTTGATACTTAAATAACATTGTATTATCTAAATAGTTTGTGATTTCCTCAATTTACGCTTTATAAAGCCAAAACAATCTGATTTGGACACTTGTTAGTAAGTAAATATTTAACTATGAGATCAATATGGAAAGGTTCTA
The nucleotide sequence above comes from Pedobacter riviphilus. Encoded proteins:
- a CDS encoding glycosyltransferase family 4 protein yields the protein MKIAYISTYPPRECGLATFNQNLVNALSLNPAYNSQKSFVVALNEPDDVNEHDYPSEVKFVICQQNQKDYIDAADFINNSEVDSCIIEHEFGIYGGNSGVFLLSLINRLKKPFITILHTVLKEPNFMQQTIIKEIAVKSSKIVVMSKKAVMFLTSVYQIPKASIKLIEHGVPDLEPIPNNEIAQSELFTDRKVLFTFGLISRNKGLETVIKALPEIVAQHPDVLYVILGNTHPGVVKHNGEEYRDSLKALAKDLGVENNIAFVNKFVSEKELHQYLTACYLYITPYLNEAQITSGTLSYAIGAGAAVVSTPYWHAQELLADNRGKLFDFKNDAQLATIVNELLSDKDKYQKLKQNAYEYGLNLRWPAIGSVYLNVLNEAVAEGKRPERVTPPIIDVEGMPALNLDHISLLTDDTGIIQHARFGVPNLKEGYCIDDNARALIMALMAIERDKNPKALKFMPVYLSFIQYMQTDDGNFRNFLSFNRNYLDEIGSEDSFGRTIWSLGYLVCSAPNNSYREFGRELFSHSIPHFRELKYLRGRANTIIGLSYYLCAHPGDELITKEINMLANSLTASYHDNKDGDWHWFEDILTYDNAILPLALLHHYEVTGNTTSYKIAMESIEFLNSFSFENGYLNPVGNAGWMKKHGKNPIYDQQAIETMAMVLLYAKTFEVTKDDKYLNLMHISYQWFLGKNSLHIPLYDFETHGCADGLQFNSVNRNQGAESTLAYFISHLAILKAAEAEYETMSSPLVEADKCS